A region from the Selenomonadales bacterium genome encodes:
- a CDS encoding GNAT family N-acetyltransferase, with product MTFRNAVREDVGLILSFIKRLAEYEKLAHEVVADEPTLNEWIFDKEKAEVMFLMEDGKEVGMILFFHNFSTFMGRAGIYLEDLFVLPEYRGKGYGKMLLKKLAEITVKRNCGRLEWVCLDWNQPSIDFYLAMGAQPMDEWTIYRVSGDNLKKLAGK from the coding sequence GTGACATTTCGAAATGCGGTAAGAGAAGATGTCGGTCTTATCTTATCGTTTATCAAACGACTGGCAGAATATGAAAAATTGGCACACGAAGTCGTGGCAGATGAACCGACGCTCAACGAATGGATATTCGATAAAGAAAAAGCCGAAGTCATGTTCCTCATGGAAGACGGCAAAGAAGTCGGTATGATACTCTTTTTCCATAACTTCTCGACGTTTATGGGGCGGGCGGGCATCTATCTTGAAGATCTCTTTGTACTCCCCGAATATCGCGGCAAAGGCTACGGCAAGATGCTTCTTAAAAAACTTGCCGAGATCACCGTTAAGCGGAACTGCGGTCGCCTCGAATGGGTATGTCTTGACTGGAATCAGCCGAGTATTGACTTTTACCTTGCTATGGGCGCACAACCGATGGACGAATGGACTATCTATCGCGTATCGGGTGACAACTTAAAGAAACTGGCAGGTAAATAA